The window AAATgtaacattttcaaagcagctaTATTGGCTAAAGACTGCCCGtgtcacaaaacaaagaaacaaacaatgattaatatttcttctgctaAAAACTTGAAACACAGTAATGGAAACATTTCTGCCAAACATGCTATAATGAAACCATCAATTCTGATATTATTTATACTTCAGTTTAACATGTCTTTGTAACACTGTGCAATTCACCAGTACCCATCACCCAATTTCTATTTCCCCtcatttttccttactttttctctttctctgtccctttctttttctctgtccttttctttttctctttccttttctttttccttttctctttccttctctttttctttttctctttctctttctctttccttttccttttctttttctctttccttttctttttctttttctctttctctttccttttctctttctttttccttttctctatccttctctttttctctttccttctccttttctctttccttctccttttctctttccttctccttttctctttccttctccttttctctttccttttctttttcccacttctcagctttttccttctccttatcttcctttttcctcctcttctcatTTTGTCCATCCGAGTGAAAAACAGCAGGATGAGGTGGAGGAAGAACGTAGGGAGCGctgggaggaggtggtggtgatACTGTCATTTCCGTTACTGCCACAGAAGAGTGCCCAGAACTCTTTTTAGACTTAGAGTGCCTCTTCTCTCTGTGCCtctccttgtctttctttttcttacttttttttgacttctttttcttcttgatttccCGGTAGGAGTCATCTATCACTAGCTCGCCAGCTTCCAATTCCCCACCAGAAGAGGATCCCGATTCTGGCAGTGCCTCCATACCTGAAATCTCATACTCACTCCCACGGCCTTCTGAAAAAACAGATGTGTCAGCACCAAAACTCTCAGAAGGGGAATGTGAGTCTGGAGGTTTGTGCTTCTTCCGAGATGACTTCAGGAAGCTATGCAGTTCGTGACCCACATGGAACGACCCTTGCTCATCTCGAGACGATTTCTTTGAGgatttttttgagaaagaatCATCATCTGttgcactgcttttctcttttggtGAAAGGATAAGCTTCATTTTCAAGCCATCAGGCTCACGAAGAGTAAGTGTCTCTGTGTTCACATAAAGaggtttcatttttttagttttgtggAAGTTGCCATCGTCCACTGAgtgctctgcactgctcccacTCATCTTCTTCTTGTGgtgctcctttctgctttcagaatg of the Gallus gallus isolate bGalGal1 chromosome 1, bGalGal1.mat.broiler.GRCg7b, whole genome shotgun sequence genome contains:
- the HMGXB4 gene encoding HMG domain-containing protein 4 isoform X1 — encoded protein: MAYDDSKKKEEFLESDRSADDIRAHREKKRYYKDLVQEEERITTQDSELFLGTEHHKKKRKHSSDEFCSRGLSSLDLPSKKKKKTVSSPSSTDKNMDLLKAIATPLSTSSKSSKKTSEKSSYPSSGHSESRKEHHKKKMSGSSAEHSVDDGNFHKTKKMKPLYVNTETLTLREPDGLKMKLILSPKEKSSATDDDSFSKKSSKKSSRDEQGSFHVGHELHSFLKSSRKKHKPPDSHSPSESFGADTSVFSEGRGSEYEISGMEALPESGSSSGGELEAGELVIDDSYREIKKKKKSKKSKKKKDKERHREKRHSKSKKSSGHSSVAVTEMTVSPPPPPSAPYVLPPPHPAVFHSDGQNEKRRKKEDKEKEKAEKWEKEKEREKEKEREKEKEREKEKEREKEKEREKEKDREKEKEREKEREREKEKEKEREKEKEKEREREREKEKEKEREKEKEKEREKEKDREKERDREREKPKKKNMSAYQVFCKEYRTNIVSEHPGIDFGDLSKKLAEVWKQLPDKDKLIWKQKAQYLQHKQNKAEATTVKRKASSSDGAPKIKASPPGAISPHKKSPTSTVVLPSSPAKAPETEPIDVAAHLQLLGESLSLIGHRLQETEGMVAVSGSLSVLLDSILCALGPLACLTTQLPELNGCPKHVLSNTLDNIAYIMPGL
- the HMGXB4 gene encoding HMG domain-containing protein 4 isoform X2 → MDLLKAIATPLSTSSKSSKKTSEKSSYPSSGHSESRKEHHKKKMSGSSAEHSVDDGNFHKTKKMKPLYVNTETLTLREPDGLKMKLILSPKEKSSATDDDSFSKKSSKKSSRDEQGSFHVGHELHSFLKSSRKKHKPPDSHSPSESFGADTSVFSEGRGSEYEISGMEALPESGSSSGGELEAGELVIDDSYREIKKKKKSKKSKKKKDKERHREKRHSKSKKSSGHSSVAVTEMTVSPPPPPSAPYVLPPPHPAVFHSDGQNEKRRKKEDKEKEKAEKWEKEKEREKEKEREKEKEREKEKEREKEKEREKEKDREKEKEREKEREREKEKEKEREKEKEKEREREREKEKEKEREKEKEKEREKEKDREKERDREREKPKKKNMSAYQVFCKEYRTNIVSEHPGIDFGDLSKKLAEVWKQLPDKDKLIWKQKAQYLQHKQNKAEATTVKRKASSSDGAPKIKASPPGAISPHKKSPTSTVVLPSSPAKAPETEPIDVAAHLQLLGESLSLIGHRLQETEGMVAVSGSLSVLLDSILCALGPLACLTTQLPELNGCPKHVLSNTLDNIAYIMPGL